In a genomic window of Shouchella clausii:
- a CDS encoding Gfo/Idh/MocA family protein, which yields MEKKELRIGLIGYQFMGKAHSHAYRDIPFFFDVEAKPVLKVVCGRNEEAVQQAAEKMGFESYETDWRKVVERDDIDIIDIVTPNNTHAEIAIAAAKAGKHVITEKPLAMNLDEAQRMHAAVTENNVIHMVCHNYRYVPAVQLAKQLVASGKLGEIYHFRARYLQDFIMSPSFPLTWRLDQKVSGSGALGDIAAHSLDIARFLVGEITEVVATAKTFIKERPIGSMTGGLSAKVSEGKMAPVTVDDATAIIAKFENGALGTFEATRFAGGNRNRNEFEINGEHGSVRWNMENMNQLEVYFAHDEEGLQGFRTIDVTEAGHPYVGSYWAAGHMIGYEHTFIHLLYEFLQGIARGEQPKPDFADGLRNQAVLTAVEQSIQQQRWVNVEELLVKS from the coding sequence GATGTGGAGGCAAAGCCGGTTTTAAAGGTCGTTTGCGGCCGCAATGAGGAAGCTGTGCAACAAGCGGCAGAAAAAATGGGGTTCGAATCCTACGAAACCGATTGGCGCAAAGTCGTGGAACGTGATGACATTGACATCATTGACATCGTTACGCCGAACAACACACATGCAGAAATCGCGATCGCCGCGGCAAAAGCAGGCAAACATGTCATCACCGAAAAGCCTCTAGCGATGAATTTAGACGAAGCGCAGCGCATGCATGCCGCGGTCACGGAAAATAATGTGATCCATATGGTTTGCCACAATTACCGCTATGTGCCTGCTGTCCAGCTAGCGAAACAGCTCGTCGCGTCAGGAAAGCTTGGAGAAATCTATCATTTCCGTGCCCGTTATTTACAAGACTTTATTATGAGCCCTTCCTTTCCGCTAACATGGCGTCTTGATCAAAAGGTGTCTGGTTCTGGTGCTCTTGGCGATATTGCAGCCCATAGCCTCGACATTGCCCGCTTTTTAGTTGGTGAAATCACTGAAGTAGTTGCCACTGCAAAGACATTTATTAAAGAACGGCCAATCGGCTCAATGACGGGAGGGCTAAGCGCGAAAGTAAGCGAAGGGAAAATGGCGCCTGTTACCGTTGATGACGCCACTGCGATTATCGCTAAATTTGAAAATGGCGCCCTTGGCACGTTTGAAGCGACACGCTTTGCCGGCGGGAACCGCAATCGAAATGAATTTGAAATCAACGGTGAACATGGATCTGTGCGTTGGAATATGGAAAACATGAATCAGTTGGAAGTGTACTTTGCTCACGACGAAGAAGGTTTGCAAGGGTTTCGGACGATCGACGTAACCGAAGCCGGCCACCCTTATGTTGGATCCTATTGGGCTGCGGGCCATATGATTGGTTATGAACATACCTTTATTCATTTGTTGTACGAATTCCTCCAAGGCATTGCCCGTGGCGAGCAGCCAAAACCTGATTTTGCAGACGGTTTGCGCAACCAAGCTGTCCTTACTGCCGTAGAACAATCGATTCAACAGCAACGTTGGGTCAATGTCGAGGAACTGCTTGTAAAGAGTTAG